The following are encoded together in the Pleurocapsa sp. FMAR1 genome:
- a CDS encoding glycosyltransferase: MVNKIWIDIVTITNKIDESLFDTLNNVSQQSYQTIKHIIVYPESNNLELNKLKPFINRANLFFYPQEGKGISSAFNQGINHSQGEIVLFLNSGDTLVAENILEQVVADYRQNKWLWATGETISVSKNKYLKKHRRQHKIWRNSLFFYGNPVCHQSTFYSRKLIKRLGLYNESLSMGMDYEYNIRANQLSNPQLLYFPIAYYDTTGVSSVRVFQQFFNHRRIRDRYFELSWFNRFKVDFYCLLKSFYRLAMIPAKLWL; this comes from the coding sequence ATGGTTAATAAAATTTGGATAGATATAGTAACAATTACTAACAAAATTGATGAATCGCTATTTGATACTTTAAATAACGTTAGTCAACAGTCTTATCAAACCATCAAACATATTATTGTTTACCCTGAATCTAATAATTTAGAACTTAATAAACTCAAGCCTTTTATTAATCGAGCCAACCTGTTTTTTTATCCTCAAGAAGGTAAAGGTATCTCTTCTGCTTTTAATCAGGGAATTAACCATAGTCAAGGAGAAATTGTTTTATTTCTTAATTCTGGCGATACATTGGTTGCAGAAAACATATTAGAACAGGTAGTTGCTGATTATCGTCAGAACAAATGGTTGTGGGCAACAGGGGAGACTATTTCTGTAAGTAAAAATAAATATTTAAAAAAGCATCGCCGACAGCATAAAATTTGGCGTAATAGCCTTTTTTTTTATGGTAATCCTGTTTGCCATCAATCGACTTTTTACTCCCGCAAACTAATTAAACGGCTAGGTTTATATAACGAGTCTTTATCAATGGGAATGGATTATGAATACAACATTAGAGCAAATCAACTATCCAATCCTCAATTATTGTATTTTCCCATAGCCTATTACGATACTACTGGCGTATCTTCAGTCAGAGTTTTTCAACAGTTTTTTAATCACCGTCGTATCCGCGATCGCTATTTTGAACTATCTTGGTTTAATCGGTTCAAAGTTGACTTTTACTGTTTACTCAAATCTTTTTATCGTTTAGCAATGATTCCAGCCAAACTTTGGCTCTAG
- a CDS encoding glycosyltransferase family 4 protein: MKILIVSAKDLGGGAARAAYRLHQGLLAQKASSQMLVQNKQGDDYTVIAPTSKVGRGIAALKPALDRLPLALYPQRDTTINIYSSQWLPNKIISKIRQINPDIINLHWVCGGFMPIEALGQLKKPLVWTLHDMWAFTGGCHYSGKCDRYLQSCGACPQLGSNHSWDLSRWNWQRKARAWKDLNLTIVTPSKWLANCAQASSLFQDFPVKVIGNGIDPQIYQPHPTELARKILNLPRDKKIILFGAFDSTQDRRKGFFLLRSALQSLQQLESTEEIELVIFGASAPVDPLDFGFKAHYTGKLNDDVSLSLIYSAADLFVAPSVQDNLPNTVLESMFCGTPCAAFNIGGMPDLIDHQQNGYLAQAFLPEDLAQGIHWILSDTDRYHQLRIQSRHKAIAQFSLEQQAQKYLRICDDLCSNLAL; this comes from the coding sequence TTGAAAATCTTAATTGTAAGTGCTAAAGATCTTGGTGGAGGGGCAGCCCGTGCTGCTTATCGACTACATCAGGGCTTGCTGGCACAAAAAGCTAGCTCTCAAATGTTGGTGCAGAATAAACAGGGTGATGACTATACAGTAATTGCTCCCACCAGTAAAGTCGGCAGAGGAATTGCTGCGCTTAAGCCTGCACTAGATCGGCTACCCTTGGCTTTATATCCTCAGCGAGACACCACGATTAATATTTATTCTTCTCAGTGGTTGCCTAATAAAATTATTAGCAAAATCAGGCAAATTAATCCCGATATTATTAATCTCCACTGGGTATGTGGCGGATTTATGCCTATTGAAGCTTTAGGTCAATTAAAAAAGCCTTTGGTGTGGACTCTACATGATATGTGGGCATTTACAGGAGGATGTCACTATAGTGGAAAATGCGATCGCTATTTACAATCTTGTGGTGCTTGTCCTCAACTAGGAAGTAATCATAGCTGGGATTTATCTCGCTGGAATTGGCAGCGTAAAGCTAGAGCCTGGAAAGATTTAAATTTGACTATTGTTACCCCTAGCAAGTGGCTAGCTAACTGCGCTCAAGCTAGTTCATTATTTCAAGATTTTCCTGTCAAGGTGATTGGCAATGGCATCGATCCTCAGATTTATCAGCCTCATCCTACCGAATTAGCCAGAAAAATTTTAAATTTACCTAGGGATAAAAAGATCATTCTATTTGGGGCATTTGATAGCACTCAAGATCGACGTAAGGGCTTTTTCTTGTTGCGATCGGCATTGCAAAGCCTACAACAGCTAGAATCCACTGAAGAAATTGAACTAGTTATCTTTGGTGCTTCTGCGCCTGTAGATCCTTTAGATTTTGGTTTTAAAGCTCATTACACGGGCAAACTAAACGATGATGTTTCTTTGTCTTTGATTTATAGTGCAGCAGATTTATTTGTTGCTCCCTCGGTGCAGGATAACTTACCCAACACGGTTTTAGAGTCAATGTTCTGTGGCACTCCCTGTGCTGCTTTTAACATTGGGGGGATGCCAGATTTAATCGATCATCAACAAAATGGTTATTTAGCCCAAGCCTTTTTACCAGAAGACTTAGCGCAAGGAATTCATTGGATTTTGTCTGATACTGATAGATACCATCAGTTAAGGATTCAAAGTAGGCATAAAGCGATCGCTCAGTTTAGTCTAGAACAGCAGGCTCAAAAATACTTACGAATTTGTGATGATTTATGTAGTAATCTAGCCCTATGA
- a CDS encoding TetR/AcrR family transcriptional regulator produces the protein MPNQTFFNLPDKKRKTITDLAIAEFASHDYDSASITKIVKQAKIAKGSFYQYFEDKKELYLYLVDLASKEKLAFLQQAEPPEPNMGFFLYLRWLFGVGTKFDLTHPALSQIVYRTVYGDVPFREEVLAMTQASSTEYMKQLVKQGIEDGDIATDINPDMAVFAINTLGEGLKHFIPAQLGLDTKQLAQKGVKTDIDLDAINHIFDDLFQILEYGLGNKTSQTKSTKSKATTTSKK, from the coding sequence ATGCCAAACCAAACATTTTTCAACCTACCTGATAAAAAGCGAAAGACAATTACAGATCTAGCGATCGCCGAGTTTGCCAGTCATGATTACGATAGTGCCTCCATTACCAAGATTGTTAAACAAGCAAAAATAGCTAAAGGCAGTTTCTATCAATATTTTGAAGATAAAAAAGAACTGTATTTATATCTCGTCGATTTAGCTAGCAAGGAAAAACTAGCTTTTCTCCAACAGGCAGAACCACCAGAACCCAACATGGGTTTTTTTCTATATTTGCGTTGGTTATTTGGAGTCGGCACGAAATTCGATCTAACACATCCCGCCCTAAGTCAGATTGTTTATCGAACCGTCTATGGCGATGTTCCTTTTCGCGAAGAGGTTTTAGCCATGACTCAAGCATCATCCACCGAATATATGAAGCAGTTGGTGAAACAAGGGATTGAAGATGGAGATATCGCTACCGATATCAATCCCGACATGGCTGTTTTTGCCATCAACACTTTGGGAGAAGGATTGAAACACTTTATCCCTGCCCAACTGGGCTTAGATACCAAGCAGCTTGCCCAGAAGGGAGTAAAAACAGATATCGACCTTGATGCCATCAATCATATTTTTGATGACCTGTTTCAGATTCTCGAATATGGATTAGGCAACAAAACTAG